One part of the Pseudoliparis swirei isolate HS2019 ecotype Mariana Trench chromosome 6, NWPU_hadal_v1, whole genome shotgun sequence genome encodes these proteins:
- the LOC130194760 gene encoding gastrula zinc finger protein XlCGF57.1-like isoform X2, with the protein MGCNTGNKSNESRSKVLTRKKPLSCDECGKRFTEQGSLTRHMRVHTGEKPFSCDECGKRFTQQGSLKTHMRVHPGEKPFSCDECGKRFTQQGSLTRHMRVHTHTGEKPFSCDECGKRFTEQGRQKRHMRVHTGEKPFSCDECGKRFTQQGSLKTHMRVHPGEKPFSCDECGKRFTQQGSLTRHMRVHTHTGEKPFSCDECGKRFTEQGRQKRHMRVHTGEKPFSCDECGKRFTEQGRLKRHMRVHTGEKPFSCDECEKRFTEQASLKTHMRVHTGEKPFSCDECGTRFTEQGNLKTHMKVHTGERPFSCDECGKRFKEQGSLKTHMRVHTGEKPFSCDECGKRFKERGHLKRHMIVHTGWKPISCDVCGKRFTIQGSLKRHMRVHTG; encoded by the coding sequence ATGGGATGTAACActggcaacaaatccaatgagTCACGATCAAAAGTGCTCACGAGAAAGAAACCACTCAGTTGtgatgagtgtgggaaaagatttacagaacagggaagtctgacgagacacatgagagtccacacaggagagaaaccattcagttgtgacgagtgtgggaaaagatttacacaacagggaagtctgaagacacacatgagagtccacccaggagagaaaccattcagttgtgacgagtgtgggaaaagatttacacaacagggaagtctgacgagacacatgagagtccacacccacacaggagagaaaccattcagttgtgatgagtgtgggaaaagatttacagaacagggacgtcagaagagacacatgagagtccacacaggagagaaaccattcagttgtgatgagtgtgggaaaagatttacacaacagggaagtctgaagacacacatgagagtccacccaggagagaaaccattcagttgtgacgagtgtgggaaaagatttacacaacagggaagtctgacgagacacatgagagtccacacccacacaggagagaaaccattcagttgtgatgagtgtgggaaaagatttacagaacagggacgtcagaagagacacatgagagtccacacaggagagaaaccattcagttgtgatgagtgtgggaaaagatttacagaacagggccgtctgaagagacacatgagagtccacacaggagagaaaccattcagttgtgatgagtgtgagaaaagatttacagaacaggcaagtctgaagacacacatgagagtccacacaggagagaaaccattcagttgtgatgagtgtgggacaagatttacagaacagggaaatctgaagacacacatgaaagtccacacaggagagagaccattcagttgtgatgagtgtgggaaaagatttaaagaacagggaagtctgaagacacacatgagagtccacacaggagagaaaccattcagttgtgatgagtgtgggaaaagatttaaagAACGGGgacatctgaagagacacatgatagTCCACACAGGATGGAAACCAATcagttgtgatgtgtgtgggaaaagatttacaatacagggaagtctgaagagacacatgagagtccacacaggatag